The Nicotiana sylvestris chromosome 6, ASM39365v2, whole genome shotgun sequence genomic sequence tccatacctcaGGCAATGAATGGACAAggtgctgacataggatgcaactctgaaggcggtgcatgaatcaggtcaccatgtatctgacactgatggcatttctggacaaaactaaagcaatccttttccatggtcatctagTAATAAACTGCCCTcaggattttctttgcaaggacATATCCATTCATATGGGGACCACATACTCCCAAATgcacttcgtgcatgatcttttcAACTTCTTGGGCATCTACACACCTCAAAAGAATcaaatctggagttcttttgtacaagacctcTCCACTCAAAAGAAACTGCTGGCAAGCCTTCTAATAGTTCTCTTTCGATCTCCACTGGCCCACTCaggatattcctttgttttcaaaaaccttttcatatcatgataccatggctgaacataTGGTTCCATTTCAATTGCGCtacaataaccatgcctttctcgAATTTGGATTTCCAACGGGTCATTATGAACATTGCCCGGATACGACAATATATAGGCCAAAGTAGCTAGTGCATCAGCTAACTCATTGTGGAATCGTGAAATATACCTGAACTCGACGGACTTGAACCATTTGCTACGATtttccacatgttgcctgtatGGGATTAGTTTGATGTCTTGAGtctcccattcgccttgggcttgtCGAAtgatcaagtcagaatctcccaagATTAACAATTCTCCAACATCCAGATCAACTGCCATGTTTATGcccatgatgcaagcttcatactccgCAGTATTGTTCATACAGAAGAACCGAAGCCGGGCTGTGGTCGGATAGTGCTGACTAGTGGGCGAAattaaaattgccccaatcccgacaccttttgcatttacagctccatcaaagaacattttccaaacaTTGGTGTCTTCTGGAATTAAttcaactgaatttacttcctcgTCCTGAATGTAAGTACTTAGGGGTTCATATTCATCATCAACTGGGTTCTCAGCTACATGATCCGCCAAGGTTTGAGCTTTCATCGCCGTGTGGGTGACATGGAAAATGTCAAACtcagtgagcaggatttgccattttgctaaccttcccgtgggcattggtttttggaatatgtacttcagagaaTACATTCTGGTTATGATATATGTTATGTAGGCCAAAAGATAATGTCTGAGCTTTTGGGTGACCCAAGTTAAGGCATAtcaagttctttccaacaaagtatacttggcatcataactggtgaacttcttgctcagatagtataTGACTTGCTCTCTC encodes the following:
- the LOC138871518 gene encoding uncharacterized protein, producing MYSLKYIFQKPMPTGRLAKWQILLTEFDIFHVTHTAMKAQTLADHVAENPVDDEYEPLSTYIQDEEVNSVELIPEDTNVWKMFFDGAVNAKGVGIGAILISPTSQHYPTTARLRFFCMNNTAEYEACIMGINMAVDLDVGELLILGDSDLIIRQAQGEWETQDIKLIPYRQHVENRSKWFKSVEFRYISRFHNELADALATLAYILSYPGNVHNDPLEIQIRERHGYCSAIEMEPYVQPWYHDMKRFLKTKEYPEWASGDRKRTIRRLASSFF